One stretch of Commensalibacter melissae DNA includes these proteins:
- a CDS encoding mannose-1-phosphate guanylyltransferase/mannose-6-phosphate isomerase gives MQDTSIMKIVPVILSGGTGSRLWPLSRASFPKQLWPLITEKSMFQDTVVRGKGDIFLEPIVICNQDHRFLIAEQLREIGVENARIVLEPVGRNSAPAIATASLLANELDAQTILWVMAADAYIQDVPKLVKLVEETAAFAQNGKIVTFGIQPTRLETGYGYIEKGSVIDKIKNIYAVKAFTEKPDIRQAQLMVETGGYLWNSGMFMFSAQTMLQEMKRYTPTLLSLVKKAVDNRQSDLYFERILYDDFIKVPDLSIDYAIAEKTKAMVVVSADLVWSDIGSWNGLWNVSQKDRSGNVVIGNVFLENTHNSYIRSEEMVAAVNDIDNVVVIVTKDAVLVSDRNKSQNVKKIVQKLNAVKQQEAVWHNQCYRPWGHYETLAHGERFLVKQLIVKTGAQLSLQKHHHRSEHWVIVSGIAEVTRGDEVIFLHENESVYIPLGMVHRLKNAGDIPLIVIEVQSGSYLDESDIVRLDDQYHRIV, from the coding sequence ATGCAGGATACATCCATAATGAAAATTGTTCCTGTTATTTTGTCAGGAGGCACGGGTAGTCGGTTATGGCCCCTGTCTCGTGCCAGTTTCCCTAAACAGTTATGGCCCCTTATTACTGAAAAATCCATGTTTCAAGACACGGTTGTACGCGGTAAAGGGGATATTTTTTTAGAGCCAATCGTTATTTGCAATCAGGATCATCGTTTCTTGATTGCAGAGCAATTGAGAGAAATTGGCGTTGAAAATGCCCGTATTGTTTTGGAACCGGTTGGACGAAATTCAGCACCAGCCATAGCAACTGCAAGTTTGTTGGCGAATGAACTGGATGCTCAGACAATTTTATGGGTAATGGCGGCAGACGCATATATTCAAGATGTTCCAAAACTGGTGAAATTGGTAGAAGAGACAGCCGCTTTTGCACAAAACGGGAAAATTGTAACTTTCGGCATTCAACCTACACGTTTAGAAACAGGATATGGATATATTGAGAAAGGTTCAGTTATTGATAAGATCAAGAATATTTATGCCGTAAAGGCTTTTACTGAAAAACCTGATATTCGACAGGCTCAGCTAATGGTTGAGACGGGAGGATATTTATGGAATTCGGGCATGTTCATGTTTTCTGCACAAACGATGTTGCAGGAAATGAAACGTTATACCCCAACATTACTATCCTTGGTTAAAAAGGCTGTTGACAATAGACAGTCAGATTTATATTTCGAGCGTATATTATATGATGATTTCATAAAGGTCCCTGATCTTTCAATAGATTATGCCATTGCCGAAAAAACAAAAGCCATGGTCGTAGTATCTGCCGATCTTGTCTGGTCAGACATCGGAAGCTGGAATGGATTATGGAATGTAAGCCAGAAGGATCGGTCAGGGAATGTGGTTATAGGGAATGTATTCCTAGAAAACACGCATAATAGCTATATTCGTTCTGAAGAAATGGTAGCGGCTGTTAATGATATAGATAATGTTGTTGTAATTGTGACAAAAGATGCCGTTTTGGTTTCTGATCGAAACAAATCGCAAAATGTTAAGAAAATTGTTCAAAAATTGAATGCTGTAAAACAACAGGAGGCTGTTTGGCATAACCAATGTTATCGACCCTGGGGGCATTATGAAACGTTGGCACATGGAGAACGGTTTCTTGTCAAACAGCTTATTGTAAAAACTGGAGCGCAGCTTTCTCTGCAAAAACATCATCATCGTTCAGAACATTGGGTTATTGTTTCCGGTATTGCTGAGGTAACCCGTGGAGATGAAGTTATATTTCTGCATGAAAACGAAAGTGTTTACATTCCTCTGGGAATGGTGCACCGATTGAAAAATGCGGGTGATATACCTTTAATTGTCATTGAAGTACAATCTGGTTCTTATCTTGATGAAAGTGATATTGTAAGACTGGATGATCAGTATCATCGTATTGTATGA
- a CDS encoding integration host factor subunit beta — MTKSELILEIASEHPNLMLKYIEEIVSTVFDEIETTLARGDRVELRGFGAFFVKNRKARTGRNPRTGETVTVEEKYVPFFKTGKELRERINQQ; from the coding sequence ATGACTAAATCTGAACTAATATTAGAAATTGCATCCGAACATCCTAATTTAATGTTGAAATATATTGAGGAAATTGTTTCAACAGTTTTTGATGAAATAGAGACAACGCTGGCGAGGGGTGATCGGGTTGAGCTTCGTGGTTTTGGTGCCTTTTTTGTAAAAAATCGTAAAGCCCGTACGGGAAGAAATCCTCGGACAGGGGAAACTGTAACTGTGGAGGAAAAATATGTTCCCTTTTTTAAAACGGGGAAGGAATTAAGGGAAAGGATAAATCAGCAATAA